A single region of the Borrelia hermsii DAH genome encodes:
- a CDS encoding YggT family protein — MIIETLIVFLNIYRILILVRILLSWLVSSGINTSAFFRFIYNSTEPFLSIFRRIRFFRIGIYDFSPIAALITITIVERMLSYGDYKLSTFVILFIIEVWGILRSVFFALIFFFVLRLIFLVLHLFDDTDFMKSVDSLLMPLSVKINNIVTDKHMSYAISLIVAGALLLAFIIICEQAIWAISILGFYLPF; from the coding sequence GTGATAATAGAGACTTTAATTGTATTTTTAAACATTTATAGAATTTTAATTTTGGTTAGAATTCTTCTTAGTTGGCTTGTATCCTCAGGAATTAATACTAGTGCGTTTTTTAGATTTATATATAATTCAACAGAACCATTTTTATCTATTTTTAGAAGGATTAGGTTTTTTAGGATTGGCATATATGATTTTTCGCCCATTGCAGCTTTAATTACTATTACAATAGTTGAGAGAATGTTATCTTATGGTGATTATAAACTGTCTACATTTGTTATATTGTTTATTATTGAAGTTTGGGGAATATTGAGAAGTGTTTTTTTTGCTCTTATTTTTTTCTTTGTTTTGAGGTTAATATTTTTGGTTTTACATCTATTTGATGATACTGATTTCATGAAAAGCGTTGATTCATTGTTAATGCCCCTGTCTGTTAAGATAAACAATATAGTTACAGATAAGCATATGTCTTATGCTATTAGTTTAATTGTGGCAGGAGCATTGTTATTGGCATTTATAATCATTTGTGAGCAAGCTATATGGGCTATTAGTATTCTAGGCTTTTATTTACCTTTTTAG